GGCCCGCACCGCGAGCGCTCGCGCGGACGTGCTCGGCGCCGCCGCGCTCACCGGTGGGATCGCGCTGCTGTCCCTGGCCGTGGTCCGCAGCGAGGACTGGGGCTGGGCCTCGAGCCCGGTGCTCGGCTGCCTGGCGGGCTCGGCCCTGGCACTGGTGTTCTTCGTCGTACGGTCCGCACGTCACCCGTCCCCGGTGCTGCCGCTGAGCCTGCTGCGGCTTCCCGCGATGCCCTTCGCGACCCTGGCCAACCTGGTCTTCGCGGTGGCCTTCGCGATGATGCTGCTGTCCGCGGTGCTGTGGTCGCAGGACGTCTGGCACTGGTCCCCGCTCGCCACCGGACTGGCCATCGCCCCGGGGCCGTTGATGGTGCCGATCCTCGCGATCGGCGCCGGGCCGTTCACCCGGCGGTACGGAGCCGGCGCGGTCTCGGCGTTCGGGTGCGTGGTGTTCGCCCTCGGCATCGGCTGGTGGACGCTGGCCCTGGACACCCGCCCCGAGTACGTCACGGGGCTGCTGCCCGGCATGCTGCTCACCGGCATCGGCGTCGGACTGACCGTGCCCACCCTGGTCGGCGCAGCCGTCTCGGCGCTGCCGCCGACCAGCTTCTCCACCGGCTCCGCAGTGGTCACCATGGCCCGCCAGGTCGGCTCGGTACTGGGCGTCGCCGTCCTGGTCGCGGTGCTCGGCAACTCCCACGGCGCGGACCGGATCACGGCGTTCGACCACGGCTGGTGGCTGACCCTCGCCCTCGGCCTGGTCGCGGCGGTGCTCTGCCTCGCCATTCCCCGCCCCTCGCCCGCGAAGGAGAAGCAGTGATCACGGTGTCCCCCGCGGTGTGGGGGTCCTGTCCGCCGGGGCGGCGGCGCGCGGTGGTGATCGTGGAGGAGCCGTACGCCGGTCTCGTCCGTGTCGAGCCGACCGGGCGCCACGCCGAACAGCGCGTGATCGCCGCCGGGCCGGGTGGTTCCCTGACCGGCCTGCTCACCGAGGCGGGCCCGGACGCTGACGTCCTGGTGCTGGCCGCCGACGAGGCGTTGCTGACGGCAGACCCCGAGGCCGTCACCCCCCGGCGCTCGGTGGCCGCGGCCCACGTGGGTACCGGAGCGGACCGGATCCACCGGATCCGGCGCGTGCTGCGCTGCCTGGCGCGGCAGCGTCCCGCGGAGTGGGCGCGCCGTGAGGAGCGGCTCTTGCGGGCCCTGAACCTCTCCGGTTCGCTGACGCTCACCGAATCGCTGGCCGGTTCCAGGGCACGGCTTCAGCGCGCCGAAGACGCGGGCGGCACGGAACCGTTCACCCCGGGAAAGGTGCACGCGATCCCGCCCACCTGGCTCGCCCTGGACACCGCCCTGTCGCTCGGCACGCCGACCGGAGCGGTGACGGTCAAGGGCCACCCCGTCGTCGTCGGCGGCGACCGGGTGGGCCGCAGGGCGGTGTACGACCGCCTGACGCCGCTGGTGCGCTATCCGCTGGTGCTCGACGTCCGGGACGGCCGGGCCACTCCGGTCAAGGCCGTCGAGGCCGGTTCCGACCTCGCGGCCGCCACCCTCGAAAGGCTTTTCGAGATCGACCCCGGCATGAGCGCCGTCACGGCGGTGGCGTTCGGGTCCCACGACTCGACCCCGAGGCCGCCGTACGGCACCAGGACAGGTGGTCGCCCGGCCGCCGAGCCCGTCATCCACCTACTGCTCGGCGGCTTTCACACCCGGTTCCAGCTGGCCCTGCCCTGCGCCACCACCACGGTGCGACCGGCGGCCGGCGGGCCCGTACTGGAGGGTCCGGCACCGCGGACGGGCCGCATCTGGCGGCAGCCGCCGGCGGCCAGGCGGATGCTCCGCACCCCACCCCGGAACCTGCCTGCCGGGCGGCCCGCCGCCGGACGCCATCCGGCACGGACGCCATGAGACAGGCAGAGCTACACAACTGTTCGACATCTACCCCGTGTTGACGGATCAATCACGATATGGAGGTGCTCCCATGGGCACTCTGTCAGGCAAGGTCGCTCTGGTGACGGGCGCGAGCAAGGGCATCGGTCGGGCCATCGCCGAGCGGCTGGCGGCGGACGGGGCCCGGGTGGGCGTCCACTACAACAGCAGCGAGGCCGCGGCCAAGGAGGTCGTGACCGCGATCGAGGCGGAGGGCGGCCAAGCGTTCCTCGTCCGGGCGGAGCTCGGAGTGGACGGCGATGCGACCGCCCTGTGGGCGGAGTTCGACAAGGTCGCCGACGGGCTCGACATCCTGGTCAACAACGCCGGTGCGGGGCTGCTCGCCCCCATCGGCAATGTGCAGGAGGCCGACTTCGACAAGCTGGTCGCCGTCAATGTCAAGTCCTTGTTCTTCGTCATCCAGCAGGGCCTGGACCGGCTGCGTGACGGCGGCCGGATCATCAACGTCTCCAGCGCGACCACCCGTATCGCCATGCCCAACGTGGTGGCCTACTCGATGACCAAGGGCGCGATGAACACCCTGACGCTCACGCTGGCGGAGGCCCTCGCCCCGCGCGGCATCACGGTCAACGCCGTTGCCCCGGGAATCATCGACACGGACTTCAACCCGTGGCTGGCCCACCCGCAGATGCGGGCGCTGGCCGAGAGCTGGTCCGCTTTCGGCCGCACCGGTACCCCGGCGGACGTGGCCGGTGTGGCGGGCTTCCTCGCCTCCCCCGCCGGTGGCTGGGTCTCCGGTCAGGTGATCGACGTCAGCGGCGCCTCGTCGCTCGGCAACGGCCCGGCCCCCAAGGGCTGAGCCCTCTCTTCCGCCCATGGCCGACGGGCCCCGGGGCAGGCCGGGGCCCGTCGGCACACCCACGCATCTCCAGGAGTTCGCCATGCCGATCATCAACCGAAGACGCCTGATACAGGGGGCAGCCGCCTCTGTGACGGCGCTGGCCGGCAGTACCGCGCTCCCGGGCCCGGCCTCGGCCGCCGCCGCGGCGTCCGGGTCCGCGACCGGAGCGACGGTGACCCCCACCGACCCGCGCTACCCGCTGCTCACCACCGGCAACAACCAGCGGTTCGTCGCGGCGCCCGACTACATCAAGATGATCAGGTCGGCGTCGGACGCCGCCTCGGCCGTGCAGGCGGCGTTCAGCGCGGGCAAGCGGGTGTCGGTCCGCAGCGGCGGCCACTGCTTCACCGACTTCGTCTGCAATCCGGAGGTCGAGGCCATCCTCGACTGCTCCGAGATGACCTCGGTGGGCTACGACGACACCAAGCGGGCGTTCTTCGTCGAGCCGGGCGCCCGCCTGCAGCATGTCTACGAGGCGCTCTACAAGGGCTGGGGCGTCACCCTTCCCGGCGGTGTCTGCTACGGAGTCGGTGCGGGCGGTCACATCGCCGGCGGCGGGTACGGTCTCCTCTCCCGCCGGAACGGCCTGATCGCGGACCACCTGTATGCCGTGGAGGTCGTCACCGTCGACGCCGCGGGGACCACCAGGATCGT
The genomic region above belongs to Streptomyces coeruleorubidus and contains:
- a CDS encoding MFS transporter produces the protein MSTAVPLRAARFGVVLGVVSAGVAMSNLDVFIVNVALPDVGAHYNGASLASLSWILNAYAVVYAASLIPAGGLADRIGPRRAYLAGLAVFVLASVACALAPTVWTLVAARIVQAVGAGLLIPSSLGILLIAAPPERRLGAVRTWSAISGLAAAFGPLAGGLLTELDWRWIFLVNVPIGVAAWAVGLRSVPATPARTASARADVLGAAALTGGIALLSLAVVRSEDWGWASSPVLGCLAGSALALVFFVVRSARHPSPVLPLSLLRLPAMPFATLANLVFAVAFAMMLLSAVLWSQDVWHWSPLATGLAIAPGPLMVPILAIGAGPFTRRYGAGAVSAFGCVVFALGIGWWTLALDTRPEYVTGLLPGMLLTGIGVGLTVPTLVGAAVSALPPTSFSTGSAVVTMARQVGSVLGVAVLVAVLGNSHGADRITAFDHGWWLTLALGLVAAVLCLAIPRPSPAKEKQ
- a CDS encoding SDR family oxidoreductase, yielding MGTLSGKVALVTGASKGIGRAIAERLAADGARVGVHYNSSEAAAKEVVTAIEAEGGQAFLVRAELGVDGDATALWAEFDKVADGLDILVNNAGAGLLAPIGNVQEADFDKLVAVNVKSLFFVIQQGLDRLRDGGRIINVSSATTRIAMPNVVAYSMTKGAMNTLTLTLAEALAPRGITVNAVAPGIIDTDFNPWLAHPQMRALAESWSAFGRTGTPADVAGVAGFLASPAGGWVSGQVIDVSGASSLGNGPAPKG